In a genomic window of Anas acuta chromosome 9, bAnaAcu1.1, whole genome shotgun sequence:
- the ZMAT3 gene encoding zinc finger matrin-type protein 3, with the protein MILLQQAGLLPHPEKPPSLPMSVATRPRATSPLSPPKPLGLGPSLHHAQDEELAKVVEQDPMLEELCKPLCCKLCNVTLNSAQQAQAHYQGKNHSKKLRNYYAANSCPAPARMSNAVEPAPPQVVSLPAQMGSSKPGGRVILATENDYCKLCDASFSSPAVAQAHYQGKNHAKRLRLAEAQNNSFSDASELGKRRTRKEGNEYKMMQNRRNMYTVQNNTGPYFNPRSRQRIPRDLAMCVTPSGQFYCSMCNAGASEEMEFRQHLESKQHKSKVSEQRYRNEMENLGYVQ; encoded by the exons ATGATTCTTTTACAGCAAGCAGGACTTCTTCCTCATCCTGAGAAGCCTCCATCTCTTCCTATGTCAGTGGCTACAAGGCCCAGAGCCACCTCACCGCTGTCCCCACCCAAACCTCTCGGACTGGGGCCTTCCCTTCACCACGCACAAGACGAAGAGCTTGCAAAGGTGGTGGAGCAGGACCCTATGCTGGAGGAACTATGTAAGCCTCTGTGCTGTAAGCTTTGCAATGTCACGCTGAATTCAGCACAACAAGCCCAGGCTCATTACCAG GGTAAAAACCATAGTAAGAAACTCCGAAATTACTATGCTGCCAATAGCTGTCCGGCACCTGCCAGGATGAGTAATGCGGTTGAGCCTGCCCCGCCTCAGGTTGtctcccttccagctcag ATGGGATCCAGTAAACCAGGTGGCCGAGTGATCTTGGCCACAGAGAATGATTACTGCAAGCTTTGTGATGCCTCGTTTAGTTCTCCGGCTGTGGCGCAGGCTCACTACCAAGGGAAAAATCATGCCAAACGGCTGCGTcttgcagaagcacagaataaTTCGTTCTC GGATGCATCAGAACTAGGCAAACGGAGGACAAGGAAAGAAGGGAATGAATATAAGATGatgcagaacagaagaaatatgtaTACAGTTCAAAACAACACAG GTCCCTACTTCAATCCCCGCTCGCGGCAGAGGATCCCTCGGGATTTGGCCATGTGTGTCACCCCCAGCGGCCAGTTCTACTGCTCCATGTGCAACGCCGGGGCCAGCGAGGAGATGGAGTTCAGGCAGCACTTAGAAAGCAAACAGCATAAAAGCAAGGTGTCCGAACAGCGgtacagaaatgaaatggagaACCTAGGCTATGTACAATGA
- the PIK3CA gene encoding phosphatidylinositol 4,5-bisphosphate 3-kinase catalytic subunit alpha isoform yields MPPRPSSGELWGIHLMPPRILVECLLPNGMIVTLECLREATLLTIKHELFKEARKYPLYQLLQDESSYIFVSVTQEAEREEFFDETRRLCDLRLFQPFLKVIEPVGNREEKILNREIGFAIGMPVCEFDMVKDPEVQDFRRNILNVCKEAVDLRDANAPHSRALYVCPPNVESSPELPKHIYNKLDKGQIIVVIWVIVSPNNDKQKYTLKINHDCVPEQVIAEAIRKKTRSMLLSSEQLKLCVLEYQGKYILKVCGCDEYLLEKYPLSQYKYIRSCIMLGRMPNLMLMAKESLYTQLPLDTFTMPSYSRRISTATPYMNGEATAKSLWTINSALRIRILCATYVNVNIRDIDKIYVRTGIYHGGEPLCDNVNTQRVPCSNPRWNEWLLYDMYIPDLPRAARLCLSICSVKGRKGAKEEHCPLAWGNINMFDYTDTLVSGKMALNLWAVPHGLEDLLNPIGVTGSNPNKETPCLELEFDWFSNPVKFPDMTVIEEHANWTISRELGFNYSYAGLSNRIARDNELRESDKEQLRAICTRDPLSEITEQEKDFLWSHRHYCVNTPEILPKLLLSVKWNSRDEVAQMYCLVKDWPPIKPEQAMELLDCNYPDPMVRAFAVRCLEKYLTDDKLSQYLIQLVQVLKYEQYLDNQLVRFLLKKALTNQRIGHFFFWHLKSEMHNKTVSQRFGLLLESYCRACGMYLKHLSRQVEAMEKLINLTDILKQEKKDETQKVQMKFLVEQMRRPDFMDALQGFISPLNPAHQLGNLRLEECRIMSSAKRPLWLNWENPDIMSELLFQNNEIIFKNGDDLRQDMLTLQIIRIMENIWQNQGLDLRMLPYGCLSIGDCVGLIEVVRSSHTIMQIQCKGGLKGALQFNSHTLHQWLKDKNKGEMYDAAIDLFTRSCAGYCVATFILGIGDRHNSNIMVKDDGQLFHIDFGHFLDHKKKKFGYKRERVPFVLTQDFLIVISKGAQECTKTREFERFQEMCYKAYLAIRQHANLFINLFSMMLGSGMPELQSFDDIAYIRKTLALDKTEQEALEYFMKQMNDAHHGGWTTKMDWIFHTIKQHALN; encoded by the exons ATGCCTCCAAGACCATCATCCGGTGAGCTATGGGGCATCCACTTGATGCCACCGAGGATCCTTGTGGAGTGTCTTCTCCCAAATGGAATGATAGTGACTCTAGAATGCCTCCGTGAGGCCACGTTACTAACTATTAAACACGAACTCTttaaagaagcaagaaaatacCCTCTCTATCAGCTCCTTCAAGATGAATCTTCTTACATTTTTGTAAGTGTTACGcaagaagcagagagagaagagtTTTTCGATGAAACACGGAGGCTTTGTGACCTGAGACTATTTCAACCTTTTCTAAAAGTCATTGAACCAGTAGGTAACAGAGAAGAGAAGATTCTCAACAGAGAAATAG GTTTTGCTATTGGCATGCCCGTCTGTGAATTTGACATGGTTAAGGATCCTGAAGTACAAgacttcagaagaaatattcTTAATGTTTGTAAAGAAGCAGTGGATCTTCGAGATGCTAATGCACCACATAGTAGAGCATTGTACGTCTGTCCTCCAAATGTGGAGTCTTCACCTGAGCTACCCAAACACATATACAATAAACTAGATaaag GGCAAATTATAGTTGTGATCTGGGTAATAGTCTCACCAAACAACGATAAGCAGAAATACACCTTAAAAATCAATCATGACTGTGTGCCTGAGCAAGTTATTGCTGAAgcaattaggaagaaaacacgAAGTATGTTGTTGTCATCCGAACAACTGAAGCTTTGCGTGTTGGAGTACCAGGGCAAGTATATTTTAAAGGTGTGCGGCTGTGATGAATACTTGCTAGAAAAATATCCGCTGAGCCAGTATAAG tacATAAGAAGTTGTATAATGCTTGGTCGCATGCCCAATCTGATGCTGATGGCTAAAGAAAGCCTGTATACCCAGCTGCCACTGGATACCTTCACAATGCCATCTTATTCCAGGCGTATCTCTACAGCTACACCCTACATGAATGGAGAAGCTACAGCTAAATCCCTGTGGACTATAAATAGTGCGCTCAGAATAAGAATTCTCTGTGCAACCTATGTAAATGTGAACATTAGAGACATTGACAAA ATATATGTTCGAACAGGTATCTACCATGGAGGGGAACCTTTGTGTGACAATGTGAATACTCAGAGGGTACCTTGTTCTAATCCCAG ATGGAATGAATGGTTGCTGTATGACATGTACATTCCCGACCTTCCACGTGCTGCTCGGCTCTGCCTTTCTATCTGTTCTGTTAAAGGCCGGAAGGGTGCTAAAGAG GAGCACTGCCCATTGGCTTGGGGAAATATAAACATGTTTGATTACACAGACACTCTTGTATCTGGGAAAATGGCTTTGAATCTTTGGGCAGTACCTCATGGACTGGAAGATTTATTGAATCCTATTGGTGTTACTGGATCAAATCCAAATAAG GAAACTCCATGTTTAGAGCTGGAATTCGATTGGTTTAGCAATCCTGTTAAGTTTCCAGATATGACAGTGATTGAAGAACATGCCAATTGGACTATCTCACGTGAACTGGGGTTCAACTACAGCTATGCGGGGCTG AGTAACAGAATAGCTAGAGATAACGAATTAAGAGAAAGTGACAAGGAGCAATTGCGAGCCATATGTACGCGGGATCCTTTGTCTGAAATCACTGAGCAAGAGAAGGACTTCCTTTGGAGCCACAG GCACTATTGTGTAAATACACCAGAAATTCTGCCCAAATTACTTCTGTCTGTTAAATGGAATTCTAGAGATGAAGTAGCTCAG ATGTACTGTTTGGTAAAAGACTGGCCTCCAATCAAGCCAGAGCAAGCAATGGAGCTTTTGGATTGTAATTATCCAGATCCAATGGTGCGAGCTTTTGCAGTTCGGTGTCTAGAGAAGTACTTGACAGATGACAAACTGTCACAGTACTTAATCCAGCTAGTACAG GTTCTGAAATATGAACAGTATTTAGATAATCAGCTTGTGAGATTTTTACTCAAGAAAGCACTGACGAATCAAAGGATAGGACACTTCTTCTTTTGGCATTTAAA GTCTGAAATGCACAATAAAACTGTAAGTCAGAGATTTGGTTTACTTCTGGAGTCCTATTGTCGAGCATGTGGAATGTACCTGAAGCATCTGAGCAGGCAGGTGGAGGCTATGGAGAAGCTGATTAACCTCACAGATATTCtcaagcaggaaaagaaagatgagacACAGAAG GTGCAGATGAAGTTTCTTGTTGAACAAATGAGACGGCCAGATTTTATGGATGCTTTGCAAGGTTTTATCTCTCCTCTTAATCCTGCTCATCAACTGGGAAATCTTCG GCTTGAGGAGTGCAGGATAATGTCATCTGCAAAAAGGCCCCTATGGTTGAACTGGGAAAACCCAGATATTATGTCCGAATTGTTATTTCAGAACAATGAGATAATCTTTAAGAATGGAGATG ACTTACGTCAGGACATGCTGACACTACAGATAATTAGAATTATGGAAAACATCTGGCAAAATCAGGGTCTTGATCTTCG GATGTTGCCTTATGGTTGTTTGTCTATTGGTGACTGCGTGGGACTCATTGAGGTAGTGAGAAGTTCTCATACAATCATGCAGATTCAGTGTAAAGGAGGCTTAAAGGGAGCATTGCAGTTCAACAGCCATACATTGCATCAGTGGCTCAAGGACAAGAACAAAGGAGAAAT GTATGATGCAGCTATTGACTTGTTTACACGTTCTTGTGCTGGCTACTGTGTTGCCACCTTTATACTGGGCATTGGTGATCGCCACAACAGTAACATCATGGTGAAAGATGATGGACAA CTGTTTCACATTGACTTTGGCCACTTCCTTGatcataagaagaaaaaatttggTTATAAAAGAGAGCGTGTGCCATTTGTCTTAACACAAGACTTTTTAATAGTGATTAGTAAAGGAGCCCAAGAATGCACCAAAACAAGAGAGTTTGAAAG